A single Tenacibaculum sp. 190524A02b DNA region contains:
- a CDS encoding cytochrome P450, protein MTTSTINLDDLKSPKGSFLLGNLKDFKKKNKHRILEDWAKEYGELFTIKLGPKKILVSANHEVNTAILKQRPTKFRRLSKINEIFVEMGFHTVFNAEGDNWRKQRKPVAEALNVKNVKGYYPIIKEKTTNLLTKIDGYTSTEDNIEILNDFIAFTIDVTTEIAFGYKLNTINNKENSFQNHLELIFPLINERITAPIPFWRIFPNKKDKQLKKSLDAIEIIVNDFIKEAKGRLQNNPALQEEPSNFLEALLVESKKEGSVFDEKTLYGNVIAMLLAGEDTTSNTLAWTLYYLAQNPEMVKKIREESIQIYKTNSVPENYNQVNQLTYTNAVIQEVIRLKPTTPMLYFQANEDITLNNVFIPKDTAVITQNSYASMHDDNFSNPNKFDPKRWVKSECPYKNHEAKAIKAFGGGARLCPGMHLSIIEMTTAISSICKQYDIFLKVNPYEVEENFAFTVYPENLKVQFKKVH, encoded by the coding sequence ATGACTACTTCTACTATTAATTTAGATGATTTAAAATCTCCTAAAGGATCGTTTTTACTAGGAAATTTAAAAGATTTTAAAAAGAAAAATAAACATCGAATTTTGGAAGATTGGGCTAAAGAATATGGAGAATTATTTACTATTAAGCTTGGTCCTAAAAAAATATTGGTTTCAGCTAACCACGAAGTAAACACAGCTATTTTAAAACAAAGACCTACTAAATTTAGACGCCTTTCAAAAATTAATGAAATCTTTGTTGAAATGGGGTTCCATACTGTTTTTAATGCAGAAGGTGATAATTGGAGGAAACAAAGGAAACCAGTAGCTGAAGCTCTAAACGTTAAAAATGTAAAAGGCTACTACCCTATTATCAAAGAAAAAACGACCAACTTGTTAACTAAAATAGATGGTTATACTTCTACAGAAGATAATATAGAAATTTTAAATGATTTTATTGCCTTTACCATAGACGTAACTACAGAGATTGCATTTGGATATAAATTAAATACAATTAACAATAAAGAAAATAGCTTTCAGAATCACTTAGAGCTCATCTTTCCATTAATTAATGAACGAATTACTGCTCCAATTCCATTTTGGCGAATTTTCCCAAATAAAAAGGATAAGCAACTAAAAAAATCACTCGATGCTATTGAGATCATTGTTAATGATTTTATTAAAGAAGCTAAAGGTCGTTTACAGAATAACCCAGCACTCCAAGAAGAACCTTCTAATTTTTTAGAAGCACTATTAGTTGAAAGCAAAAAAGAAGGAAGCGTGTTTGATGAAAAAACACTATACGGTAATGTTATCGCAATGCTTTTAGCTGGAGAAGATACAACTTCAAACACCTTAGCTTGGACTTTATATTATTTAGCCCAAAATCCTGAAATGGTAAAAAAAATAAGAGAAGAATCTATTCAAATTTACAAAACCAATTCAGTTCCAGAAAATTACAATCAGGTAAATCAACTTACATATACAAATGCAGTAATTCAAGAAGTAATCCGATTAAAACCAACAACTCCAATGTTGTATTTTCAAGCTAATGAAGATATTACGTTAAATAATGTATTTATCCCCAAGGATACTGCGGTTATTACTCAAAATAGTTATGCTAGTATGCATGATGATAATTTTTCTAACCCCAATAAATTTGACCCTAAAAGATGGGTAAAGTCGGAATGCCCCTATAAAAATCATGAAGCTAAAGCTATTAAAGCTTTTGGCGGTGGCGCTAGATTATGTCCAGGAATGCATTTATCTATTATTGAAATGACAACCGCAATTTCTAGTATTTGCAAACAATATGATATTTTTCTTAAAGTAAACCCATACGAAGTGGAAGAAAATTTTGCCTTTACTGTTTACCCTGAAAATTTAAAAGTTCAATTTAAAAAAGTCCATTAA
- a CDS encoding helix-turn-helix domain-containing protein, with protein MDSRKSDYVKRTQKDYSLSFKLQVVQEIEQGLLTRTQAIDKYGIQARSTIRTWLKKYGKFDYDFSINQTMSKTPEQRILELEQQVKLLEKQKARAEYLAELADKKVIIFDMMIDIAEEEFNIPIRKSTYPSYQKI; from the coding sequence ATGGATTCTAGGAAATCAGATTATGTAAAGCGAACCCAAAAGGATTATAGTTTGTCCTTTAAACTACAAGTTGTTCAAGAGATTGAGCAAGGATTATTAACCAGAACTCAAGCGATTGATAAATATGGTATTCAAGCAAGATCTACGATTCGTACTTGGTTAAAAAAATATGGTAAATTTGATTACGATTTTAGTATAAATCAAACCATGTCAAAAACACCTGAACAGCGTATTTTAGAATTAGAGCAACAAGTCAAGCTTTTAGAAAAGCAAAAAGCACGTGCTGAATATTTAGCAGAGCTTGCTGATAAAAAAGTCATCATTTTTGATATGATGATTGATATTGCTGAAGAAGAATTTAATATTCCAATCAGAAAAAGCACGTACCCGAGTTATCAAAAAATATAG